Sequence from the Cydia fagiglandana chromosome 8, ilCydFagi1.1, whole genome shotgun sequence genome:
CATTCAAACATCATTTTGACTATGAGGTatacagaataaatattatatttgaattatattatttcacATAAATTAGTCGTCAGAAGTGTATAATATTTTGCTATTTTTGATTATTAGAGCATCTAGTGTCAGATTAGCATATATACCCTTCCTTACTCATTCGTTCGCGTACCTAATAGAAGATCGaaaaggaaaataaaacacGTAAAACAATTAAGTAGAAACAAAATAATATGGAATGTACAAATCATGTTTATTTACTGATTCCTGGCATTACAATATTTGTGACTCGCTTTTGAATTTTCAGTGGTCACTCGAGTTAACAATGATAAGCCCAACAGTATAATATAAGGATACATAACACCCAGTATAACACTGAAAGCTAAGCAAGTAGTTTCCGAGCCAGGTTTAACCTTAACATTCTCAGCAGACGCGGTACACAGTACCATGGGGGTTTTAAcggtttataaattatttttaagataACTTGTTTGGACTTAAATTTCTATTCTAACTGTACATTAGTTTCGCCTTAACGCTAACATAATCTAAACTCGATATCCTCAGTGGAACCGTGATATCCCTAGGATGGTAGGACCGTTCGCGGTGGAAGGAACGCGCAAATAAGTTGATATGTCGAGTGGTGGAACTAAATTCTCCTGTCACCGAAATGTTTATATCGGGCCggcaaaaaaaattatattgtcGTCGCGCGGTAGCGGGGCTCCATGATTAACATTTAGATAGTTTCAAAAAATATGAATAGAAAATACTGAAAGGTCCGCGGCTCGAGGCGACGCGGCCGCAGCATCCGAGCCGCGCCGCCGGAGCTATGCGGACCGAGGTAGTGCTCCGCGGCTCTATGCGGCTACCGGCGACGACCACTTGCGCGACCAGGGCATAGGGCCGAGAAGCACGGGCGACGGGAGACGAGGGTGCAGATTTACTGTTTCGTGTAGAGGTAGATGGCCACGATGAGACCGTATAGACCCAACACTTCGGCGAAAATGAGGATGAGAATCATGCCGACGAATAATCTGGGCTGTTGCGCTGTACCGCGGACACCGGCGTCACCGACGATGCCGATGGCGAAACCGGCCGCCAGACCCGAGAAACCGACAGCCAGGCCGGCGCCGAGGTGGATGAACCctctgcaaaaaaaaaatacaaatttattctatctgtaatatgttttttttctatggaGACATTACAAATATTGAAGTTTTCATTAGACTCGTTACGTAGGGTTAAGCGAGAAATTTTTCTTAGTGAAAATGGTAATAGTTTTTTGTTGTAGCTACAATAGAAATGCACACTATGTACTACCTAAGTGCCATTCTTAATTTCTAGCCCGCTGACACACATACAGACGAATGAACAGCGTAAGCTTCAGTAATAGGGTTCTGATTGTCAATCTACAGATATGGAACCCAAAAAAGTATGTGTTCAATACCTATTAGTACTAACTATAAAATTCTACGTTAATCATTACTTTATCATTAGCtattcatattttaaatttttttttattaaagtaataatttgaatacacaAACAATACTGTTAATCATGTACATCGAGACACTTTTTCTCCTAGTTAAATCAAGTGCTGGAATTTTATAAACACATGAAgcaatttatgaaaatattatgtTGTTAAATAATATGAATATGCTTATTGTTTGCACAGCTGTGCAAATTAAAAATGGATTACATTCATGTATTAGACAAAATAAGCAATTTTCCAgttgtattaaaattaaaaatatacataaataaaatcaaaatcaagGGTACCTACATTTATCACGATATTTGTTATCTTTCATGGATTGATCAAACTGCTTATCAGGGCACACTCAAGTGCctgatatagtttttttttataatgtctgattaattaaaataatacctactacctacctacctacctagatGATATAAACTACTGCTTTTCTAATGtgtgtatataatattattgacACATACAAACTAGCCCAAGTCTCCAGAGTTTatgctttattttattaatctctAACTTTATTAAATTGGTTCAGTAGTTGAGCCATGAAAAGGTAAAAAAAGAAGTGCACAGATTCACATGAATTAAACTGGATCAAGTGTGGCAATAGACGGTAATCAGTAATCactgtaataatatatttattaattattttaatgtatgttTAGCATGTAGGCACTAACTCCTAAATGTAAGTAAAGTACTTGTAATACTAACAATTTTATGGACCTATGgagtctgaaataaatatattgaattaAATAACCCAACTTATTACTTAACTGTTTCAGAgaaattacaaaaattaaattagataTAGTTATCACTACACTctttaaaacaaagtcccctgccgcgtctgtctgtttgtgtgtttgtatgtatatacgcGATAAACTGAAAAACGACTGAAAGGATTTTCAGGTTTTCATCTGTCAATAGAGTGATAGTTGAGGAAATTTcaagtgtataatttgctaacccgtgcgatgccggggcaggtcgctagttataaatatatttcagtTATCATTTGCAAGAATCGTGAACTGAATTGTTTAGATTTTATCATGGAAGCTTACCTACAGAGTAGATAATGGCAATTTACTAGTAATAGCATAAAAAGTGACCTTGTTGTCAGCCATTACAGTATGTCACGACCAAGGTCTGAGGATGTGACTGTGACATCAGACCCAATGAGGCATAGAGTTTAAACGGCACTtcacaaacttcacatttccttttTATAGTACAAACAgcgacactcctaactgtactgTACATCAATAgatcttattacaaaaggcataaggtccaccgatgtacagttaacagtgtgggcgatggtacagcgGATACAGGATACAAGTATTGTATAAAGGAAAAACAAGGGAACATTAGCAATTTTATCACAATTTAAACAGTGAGAATCTTTCTATTGCACCAAGACAGATGCACCAATTTGTATTTCTTTAAGAGGGTAAACTTTCAGCATTAGGAGGACTTGGCAGCAAcaggtatattatttaaaattattgacAGCAACCACCATTTCGTGAAGGGAATGTTTGGTATACCTGTTAATGTAAGTAggtcaataaataaatgattctatacaaaagttatatCACATTTAGCAATAGGTTGTAAAGGAACTTGTGTTCAAGAAAgcaatatcctcctaaggcacAGCCAatcaaatgaaaaatgcaatatttgccacagaaatttgaacctttagtgtaGGAAATAGAATTGATTATGCGTCGTTCAAAAACTGaatgaaacaaagcaaaagcaactctgttccaatcgaatatgatttaaatttcattgaactgaataagtactataggtaggaccaaGGGCCTTACGAAGAAAAGTACGGaactttttttaaagaaatgtttGTAAGTACTTTAAAATTCTACTAAAGCCTTGTTAAGTCCAAGTAAGTTTTAGTCTTGTGGTAATGGGTTGTAAAGTGcttttaatgttaataaaaactttCGGAAAAAAACTTAAGGTGATTGAAACTACTGTTATGATAtgattattatgtaaaaaatgTAAAGCCCGGAATTTCTCAGTTACTAGGTATATCAGTTCACTCAGTTCTCTTCAACTAAGAGACTAATATTTCATAGTTATTTGTGACATCCcaggggtaaaggtaccttatggcggctggcgcgtacgctattattaacgccgctccaatattattgcggcgctatgcgacgtaagcgccagccgccataaggtacctttctcCGTGAAACATCACATTTATGTGTCTTATGTATTACctttgtatacttaaaattcCAACACTAAAAATCTAACTTGGTTCAATTAGTGTCAATGTTACATAAGTCAGTGGGGCAACACTCCTCCTTTCAGGCATTCTCGGCTCCATATTGATCTGAGCAATTATCGGGGTTGACACaatttgacgtccctttgcgtgcacgaccacagataataaCTTGAATTTTGATAACCCTAAATAACTGAAAGGGATGGTCATTACAAAGGGACTGTATGGTACGTCCCTGAATTGCTGTCAAACTTTGGTTTTGTATGAAGTGTCATTTCTGTacagtagtactattattttattctgtgttcAACTCTTATCTATAGTAAACCAAATGAAAAACAAATCTTACTTGTAGAGGGTGTAACCCATTGAGGGTGCCTCCAGGGAGCCAGCGATGAGCACAGCTACCACCAACCCGTAGATGGCAATGATACCCGCCATGACAACGGGAATGATGGACTTCATGATGAGCTCCGGCCTCATCACCGACATGGCGGCAATACCGGTTCCTGACTTGGCTGTGCCATAGGCAGCTCCCAGCGCTGGAATTAGATAAATATACTTTTTAAAACTCACTTCACTCActgggtcacttctggatgagattagctcaggactgGGACAAGTGGCATActaggcctatgctcagcagtgggtgaTAAAGGGCTCATATGACGATGAtgactttttaaaatattttctatcaCATTAAGTACGAAATCTGTGTTATACACAGAGTCCTCCTTGTATCCTGGTATTAACTCAAGACAAAACGATTAAACTTAATATAATAGTGGCTGACAATAAGAAATGAGTTATCCTTATTCTGAATTACTTAGGTTTCTGCACTCCAGTTTCTAAAAATGAGCTTTAACTATTATGTAGGTAGCTAAATTGTGTTGCAGTTAATACACTGAAACATTATGCAGACATAAGCTCCTATTTAACGttcataaatacatatttcttCCTTGTAACTCAATTTCTTAATTTTTAAATCTAAATGTAAGGTTTATCTGTAAAAATGTGTTACACTATCTGTTAACTCTGCCATTTCATGTGATGTTGAATAAAAGTGTTCTATGTCCATGTCTAAATGGTTCAGGCATATTGTAAATTGATTCTAATGAAGCTGTGCAGCAGCAAATTGATAAATTGAATGTATTCTAAGGTTCTGATTCCTAATGTTTTATTCACAATGACTCAGATTTAATTAAAAGATTGAAATGATTTCTAGCCACAAGGCAATGGTTATGATTAAGCTATCATCCTTGACAGCCTCATCACAGGATCAATCATGTGATGTTAAACCATAAACTATAATAAATCTATGGgttatattttataagcaatggTTATAAAGCTTGTAGAATATAATGATGTTCAAAGAGAGTTTAAGTTCATAGTTAAGTTATGGTTACATAGTTAACTTCATAAACATATGACTTGTCACATGATGTCCTTAAGTTAGGTCATGTGACATTAATGGTCACATTTTCCAGGATTTCAAGGTAAGTCATGGGGTTTCCCTAAATCTCAGTCTCATAACCTAACTAAATAAGTAGGCTTAGAATGGTAACACCTGTAAGGTCATCCAAATACTTTATCTGGAAGAAAAATATCTATTTAGTTTGAATAAGTCATGTGCCTGCTGATAATCAAATCTTATTTCCAATAATCAAAGATTGCGTGACAAATTAATACTTATTACACATGTATAAGTAATCCAACAATAGCTGGGATTGTTGGAAAGAGGCTTTCCAGTCCTTGTAAGATTTTGGTTAAGTATGTACTACCAACATGGCAAAACTTAATTGTCAATCACATGACTATGCTTATGATTCATAAGAATCATAAGTTGTAATGATACAATTAAATATTTCAGGAATACGCCCCTCGTTTGTTCGTTCCAGGCATGAAACCCAGGCTGCGACACTCATCACGCGTATTTTCGAATGTCTGTCTGTCGTATGGCACAAGGTGCGGCTATTCCTATAATTAGGACGCCTAAAATAACATCAGTTCATAATTTTTATACTTATAATCGGTATCTAGGGCGGGTAACTAATATTGAGCTTGTAAAGCATTCAATGAAATCATCGCGAGAAAGTAACACTTTTTCGACAGATCGATAAAAACGAATCTAGACAGCCATTCTAAACAAGTTACACAGAATCTCTTACCGCTAAAGATGATAGCGGACGCCGCCCCCATAACTCCAAAGAAGGGTCCATAGATGGGACTTTCAGCCGACATTTTGGATTAGTGTGGGAGTATTTACAGGTCCCAAAAACTGTGATGACTATCTGCACACACTCACTCCACGGAACTACTTTAGCACAGACAAATATGGCCCAAGCCTTACAGACTCGATAGAATGGGTCATATGACGATTGATGTTCAAGGCAGTGTTCGATATGCCTCTAGTTCTGATTGGCTTTCATACGTCATTTCCGAAATGCGCGACCAATCCTGAGCTCAAGATTTCGCAGCGTTATGACGTAGTTCATCGATGTGGATCGCTGGCCAGCAATATCCGTCTGCGCATGTACACTTTAACAAAATCATTTCTTTTTTAGTTGTAAACTATTCAATGAACACACAATTCCTAGCTTTAACCcacaaacaatatttaaataatattgtaaatggcaaacacaatgaaaataatacttaaatatgtgatttaaatttaattaggcAATGTATTGATCCTTACAGGGTTGCCATGCTGGAATTGGCTACTACTTTGGTAGTTATTACATCCTTTAAGTTGACCCCCCCAGTTATATCCCATCTTAATCATTTTCTCTATACAAGGTGAGCCCGATTAATCTGACAAGGTTTTTTATGGAATAAAGTAACTGAATCCGTTTCCATGAAGAATACGAGCGAATGGATTCCCTAAATCTGTGCGTAACTCCTGTTTCTAAGATGTGAAAACAAAAGTCAATTTATGATGGCGGGGTGGGATAGCAATAATTCATTGAATAACCAGAATAAGTTTGTTATGTGTTGTTCATCTTATAAATGAATGCTGTGTGATATCACGTATGTGAAAACATGTTGTTTATATCAACATTACAAAAATTGCATTATTGTTACAggaaattcaatcaaaaaatcTTTAACTAGAGTTAAGTAGACTTGAGTCCCAAATATaacaccaatttaaaaaaaaattagagttATTTAGATAAATGCAAAATATAGAGAAATACTACCGACGTCAGCCTCGCAGCCTCAAAATTGCACGGCgactttatcaatgaattcattcataatttctcaACGCAGTTTCACAGCTCACTATATATTCTCCCTGAGATgaccagggcccagttttataaagttacaagttacaagtttacatgcgtttactggcaacacttgctccgtttttttacaatttgcgttttataaaagtactgtgttacaattttacaggttacaggtacaagtgcctgtagctcaaccatagacgaaaatacgggagttttatagttttaaactcataatcgaacaagcgttttataaaaatattgtaaattacaagtgtagattggtacacttgtaacaaaaacttacatacgtcttgagtcctgtaacagcacaacagcagttacttgtagactcgttttctgagagattttaaactttactctttattgttaagcaccaacgccaacgattgtgccagggcatgcatacttttccatgcaccttatcagtttttgttaatgtatctgaaatatatagtaaataggaaataaagtgacaatatgtttgatattgattttattgacgattcgttttattttatctactaggaaatggaaagggattattgccgatatttgtcgttgatttattagcattcgtctctttatttaagtatagtgcattcacattatggtaaagtgtactattcataattttcgatacacaccgtatttatctttgagccgctaccgaaacgatacattttaatgtaagaatgtgaaaaagtacttatttacatgttatttacttattacgtaaatatttcattaaatctaacttaatctgaatctgaaaacggcccaaaaagtatatccttggcatggaacgccgctctcaaccactcgatttttccttcatttctggccatttttccagtaatcaatattttacagcaaacaaaaacacataatttagtagagaacggagtatctatgacacatgttttttttttaatagtgatgtccttcacacctgtagatttcacatgtaatcgagattgaccgtggttctttacaactgtaattatttatgtgtatttataaaacacctgtagccgttcacagtgcattacaggtgcctgtagcctgtactcttgtaacctgtaacttgtaactttataaaactgggcccagatCTCATtaattaagataagataaaaaaatatttgactgCACAAATAAGAATACAGAAGAAGAAGTATACTAACAGAAGAAGtgtacaaaatatttaacaattacAACTATGTATATCTGTTATTAGATTGTTACAATTAACTgaattaactttattttatgtttaatttaaaaaaaaatagagctaggccaagacaagtctgcaacgattttgataacacacgcagtgcaaataaCGAACGCCAGATTCtaagaaattatgacgtattaattaataacacttgcactgcctgtgctatcaaaatcgttgcagactggtcttgatctaactctatatacatattattgtgTATTGTTACCAAATAGTCCACAAGCTTCTAAGCATTTTATTTTCAGAGTATATAATAAATTACTTTGATGAAATTGATAGAATTCGAAAAACGATAACgaaagttttataaaattcataatttaaataatcttTATGTTTCCTTTACATTCACTAATATTTTCTACAGTGAAATAAAATGACAATAACACTTAAATACAGTTAaacgtaaataaaaaataaattaactaactAGTCTTTCTACAGTCGTCATTCCCATCCCATAATTAAAAGTCGGTCTCGCATCCAATGTACGTTCTTTATTAAAAAGGAGAATGCAATTTGTGGTAGTGTTAGGACGTGATGAATGCCGACTATTTAATATGCCGACTATATTGCAGGGGCGGGACGCGGAACAGACGATTTAAAACAGCTTTAAAGGGTACttttctatatacatatatttatttttaatagaagTGGTAATTGGAACAATTCTAATTCCGAATCtgtaatttcaaaaataaagaaTGTTTAGATGTGACCGTATGTCACCATACGATTATTTACTCTTTCTATCAGTATAAGAACacagcaaattttaaaaatgtaggcgtccCAATTGTCTCAAAGAAAAtaagaatttcgcgcctttttctactgacaaagttgtttagCAGACTATATATTGGTGAGGACGAcgcatagacttataatatataaagacgtagtctcagcgagctgtcactgttgccacttttgtttagtgtacgattaacaatgcggcccacgttgctgtagccatgtcgataaagtcatatcgataaactatcgacatttcttgcaattttaatttaacttcaaaggcttaacgatacctaaaatgaccaaaaacgcttttattctttattgtggttgtcagatcacaattttatagtcacgccccagcagggaaccaagggaaagttcagatatttaattaaaatacataaatacctcctaaaataggtgttccgcaataattgaattatattattatattataatatattcattatccattagcatttcaattatgtttatgtttaacgaagatattgaagcttcaattaatcgctatttcgttccgctgtgtagcgtttatcgatatataacatgattaaaatcgacttttcacatccctaaaagagcacacatatacgcttttacgcacacatacacagcctgggcgcatcaagaaaggcaacacttgatttgaagtccaccttgtcaactgttatggttgtccttttttgacaaacggcatttttaaaagagcgaggagagagaaatgatactagttgctgcgccttgaaagagaacagaaaaggttgggcccttgggaCGACGAGGACGACTGTTAACCAATAGTAGTTTCTGTAATTTTTAGTTGGCTACACTAACCACGTGCGTTTGACGTCTGTCAAAATTGACAAATGACAGCTTCAAAAACATTGGATTGAACATGCTGCCTTTGCTTTGCCGCATTTGTTGCAAAAGTTATGAATTgatgtttatttaattacacagaagaaatataaaaaacaaCATGAAATTTAATTACAAGGTTGGTAAACTTTAACATATATTTTAAGTCATAACTTGCTGGTAAAACTTAATGTAGTATTGCATCCTATATATTTGTTTTGATAATTTTACCAAGAATTAATCACccaattatataggtacatatttctaaACTACGTTTTTGTCATTATTCTGGTAAATTTATGATGACTCATATACTTGTGACTACAAAAGTGCAATTTTAATGAATAAACAAGAACTGTAACATAACCTACATGTTTTTAACTTTCTAGTTTCAAAACCTCCTGGGTACGGTGTACCGCCGCGGCGATATCCTATTTATGAATAACGGTAACTGCGTAGTCAGCCCGGTGGGAAACAAAATAACTATATACAACCTTATACAGTAAGTATATCAAGAATCTAGTATATAACTGGATCAGGTATGAGGGGTGGGAGGAAATAACCGAAcaagatagtcttatgtatctttcagtaggagtagcagcgacagagctattattgtttgtccttgtcagtcTTATATTGTTTCATTACCCCActgtaaatttagtatggattatggtgggTAATATTTAGGACAAATAATTTCTCCAGAACACCAGAATGACAAGGAAACAGAAAACAGAGTGTGTATTGCATGGAAAAAATACTGGTCATGGAAAGAGGTTATGAAGAACCCGGAAATCCCACTAAAATACAAAAGTAAACTGTTCAACTCTTGCATCCTCCCTAGCATGACATATGGTTGCCAAACGTGGGCCTTAACACAAAAAAATAGGAAATCCCTAGAAGTATGTCAACACAACATAGAGAGAAGTATTCTCAACATCAAAAAGAAAGACAAAATAAGACTAAGCACC
This genomic interval carries:
- the LOC134666693 gene encoding V-type proton ATPase 16 kDa proteolipid subunit c, encoding MSAESPIYGPFFGVMGAASAIIFSALGAAYGTAKSGTGIAAMSVMRPELIMKSIIPVVMAGIIAIYGLVVAVLIAGSLEAPSMGYTLYKGFIHLGAGLAVGFSGLAAGFAIGIVGDAGVRGTAQQPRLFVGMILILIFAEVLGLYGLIVAIYLYTKQ